The following coding sequences lie in one Glycine soja cultivar W05 chromosome 16, ASM419377v2, whole genome shotgun sequence genomic window:
- the LOC114389182 gene encoding pentatricopeptide repeat-containing protein At1g73400, mitochondrial-like, with protein MMGMFHRYINSLKNLSFSSRTLPYCHIFRNNVLPQIETTLQLTRFSPFHYSAHYQRPSLSDNNISCVHLIQYSLPLNYYYIACHISNRHYCSETVSMNQDLSCSESGLVEGNGFESDVDKVYSTVMDNLAEFNNMEKALGQLGIPLSTPLVTGVLHRLRYDEKIALRFFTWAGHQEDYSHEPCAYNDMMDILSSTRYKVKQFRIVCDVLEYMKRNNKTTVPVEVLLVILRKYTEKYLTHVQKFARKRRIRVKTQPEINAFNLLLDALCKCCLVEDAETLYKKMRKTVKPNAETYNIFVFGWCRVRNPTRGMKLLEEMVELGHRPDNFAYNTAIDTYCKAGMVTEAVDLFEFMRTKGSSISSPTAKTYAIIIVALAQHDRMEECFKLIGHMISSGCLPDVTTYKEIIEGMCVCGKIDEAYKFLEEMGNKSYRPDIVTYNCFLKVLCDNKKSEDALKLYGRMIELNCIPSVQTYNMLISMFFEIDDPDGAFETWQEMDNRGCRPDIDTYSVMIDGLFNCNKVEDACFLLEEVINKGIKLPYKKFDSFLMQLSVIGDLQAIHRVSEHMRKFYNHGMARRYALSQKRKSMSLRGK; from the coding sequence ATGATGGGTATGTTTCATAGGTACATAAATTCTCTGAAAAACCTTTCCTTTTCATCACGCACCCTCCCTTATTGTCACATCTTCAGAAACAATGTTCTGCCACAAATTGAAACCACTCTTCAACTAACAAGGTTTTCACCCTTTCATTACTCTGCTCATTACCAAAGGCCATCGCTATCTGATAATAATATTTCTTGTGTGCACTTGATTCAATATTCATTGCCCTTGAACTATTATTATATTGCTTGTCATATTTCTAACCGCCATTATTGTTCAGAAACTGTTTCCATGAACCAAGATCTTAGTTGTAGTGAGAGTGGTCTTGTAGAGGGTAATGGTTTTGAAAGTGATGTTGATAAGGTGTATAGCACTGTGATGGATAATTTAGCTGAATTTAACAATATGGAGAAAGCTCTTGGCCAATTGGGGATCCCATTGTCCACCCCTTTGGTTACTGGGGTGCTGCATAGGCTTAGATATGATGAAAAAATTGCACTCAGGTTTTTCACTTGGGCTGGTCATCAAGAGGATTATTCACATGAGCCTTGTGCTTATAATGATATGATGGACATCTTATCTAGTACTAGGTACAAGGTGAAACAGTTTCGGATAGTTTGTGATGTGTTGGAATATATGAAGAGGAATAACAAGACTACGGTTCCGGTTGAAGTTCTTTTGGTGATTTTGAGAAAGTATACTGAGAAGTATCTTACTCATGTGCAGAAGTTTGCAAGGAAGAGGAGGATAAGGGTGAAGACGCAACCGGAAATAAATGCATTTAACTTGCTGCTGGATGCACTGTGCAAGTGTTGCTTGGTTGAGGATGCTGAAACTCTGTATAAGAAAATGAGGAAAACTGTCAAGCCTAATGCGGAAACATATAATATATTCGTTTTTGGGTGGTGTAGGGTTAGAAACCCGACTAGAGGGATGAAATTACTGGAAGAAATGGTTGAACTGGGTCATAGGCCTGACAATTTTGCGTACAACACTGCCATTGATACATACTGCAAAGCAGGTATGGTAACAGAGGCTGTAGATCTTTTTGAGTTCATGAGAACAAAAGGTTCATCTATATCTTCTCCCACTGCCAAGACTTATGCAATTATAATTGTGGCTCTTGCCCAACATGATAGAATGGAGGAGTGTTTTAAACTTATAGGGCATATGATTAGCAGTGGCTGTCTTCCTGATGTCACAACATACAAGGAAATAATTGAGggaatgtgtgtgtgtggaaaGATAGATGAAGCTTATAAGTTCTTGGAAGAGATGGGAAACAAAAGTTACCGACCAGATATTGTTacttataattgttttctcaaGGTTCTTTGTGACAATAAGAAGTCTGAGGATGCCCTTAAACTCTATGGAAGAATGATTGAATTGAATTGCATTCCTAGTGTCCAGACATACAATATGCTGATTTCAATGTTTTTTGAGATTGATGATCCTGATGGGGCATTTGAAACTTGGCAGGAAATGGACAACAGGGGTTGCAGACCGGACATTGACACATACAGTGTGATGATCGATGGGCTATTTAACTGCAATAAAGTGGAAGATGCCTGTTTTCTTTTGGAAGAAGTGATAAACAAGGGAATAAAATTGCCATATAAAAAGTTCGACTCCTTTTTGATGCAACTGTCAGTGATTGGCGATCTCCAGGCCATTCATAGGGTTTCAGAACATATGAGAAAATTCTATAATCATGGTATGGCAAGGCGTTATGCACTAAGCCAGAAGCGTAAGAGCATGAGTTTAAGAGGGAAATAA